The genomic region GATGTTCGCTATGCGTAACCCGAAATGGCTCGGCCAGAGGCGGCAAGCGGCAACGATTCTTGCCGCCCTCTCTCCCCGTTAACGCATAAAAATAACTCGTCGGTCGCGATACGCGCGTTTTTGGATCCGAGGAACGTGCGCGCGTCCCGACAAATCGAATTTCTTGCGATGGCTCGCCTTTCGAGGAATTCCGCTTTACAGACGAATTTTTGTAGTCGCGCCGTCGTTATCGATCACGATCTCGAGATCTTTTGCGTCTAAAACATTCTAATCGATGGGAAACGAGGGAAGAATCGACGAGCGCAACGAAACCGGTCGAGAACTGTCGCTTCGCCGGAattatgcataaatatttataaaatggaCGATACGCGCATGCCGCGTGTAACTTCGCAGAATCTTTCGGCTAGCGTTTTTGCCTCCGCGAACATCGCACGAACACCATTTCCCTTTCGTTCTCTGCTTACCAGGCATCTCTGATTACCGGCGAGCTCGGAATCCCGCGCGTATTCGCTCGGTGGAAGCTAGCAGAGACGTGGTTCCACGGATTGCATTCGCAGTGGCGCAGGCAAAGGATTCTTCGAGACCTTTAAACGGATGTTTAACGCGTTGATACAAATGACgaatttttttcactttgaaTTTATCTTCCTTCTAAAGATTTGTATGTTGTCTTGTTCTTGCCAGATAACGCAGAAATTACTACTCTGAAAGAcattaaggaaaaaaatttgttgaaaaattaaaatatttagtccgatacgttttattaaacattaggtcgattcaacaattatttagttgtacaaaaaaaaggTACAGTTCGTATcatcaattaacattttttaatcagaCATTAATTGagccaactcaatatttagttgaacgtattggATTGAacttttcaacaaatttttttctcagtgtatactTAACACCAGACGTCTCTCGAACGAAAAGACAGagtgaaagaggaaaattaaaaatcgagtATGCTTGTAGATAAAATAACGTAATgattcctctttttcttcttctgttttttcttcttctgaagaagaaatattatttattattaaaatcacattgtcttcttcttcttctgaaGAAGACAAtgtgatttaaataataataataataatatgggagaagaaatataaaatcaaattactGTAGTACGCTTCCAGTGGTGCCGGTGTCATCAACATCAGTTAACTAATTCTCTTCAGAAAACGAAGTACATAGTCTTCAACTTACATCGCGATAAGGCCAAATCACTTACCGTCCCTGTACGCAAAACAGAGACACATCGCGATGGTATCGTCATTGAATTTCAAACCACGCTTATCGTGATGCCACCTGGAAACGCAGTCTCTTTAAAGTTTATTCGCAGCTGCATGCAAGATGATTTCGCCGAGGGAGGTGAACCAAGTGCGCGAGCGCGTCTTCGTCCTCTCGCTCGCGCCGTGGAAATGTCCCATCGTCGTTCAGAGAATGATTCGTATAAACGATCGCGGGTGCAATCGCGACGGATCTCTCTCCTCGTGTGCGTGTGCACAGGAATCGCATACCTGAGCGGCATGACGTCACTGGACGAAAAGAGGCAGGGCGGAGCGCGTTTGATATCGCCTTCTTCCGCGGCCCGGGCCCTCCTCAGCGAGAAACCGGCTCTATAAATAGGATATCCGGTCGCGCGTGCTAATTATACACCTATGCACGCCCATTCGCCGAACGGCGAATCCGCGCGAAAGCGAAGCCCGTCGGAATTTTCTCGCTTTTCGAGAGCGCCACCGAGCCATCGAGAGAATCTCATTTCCGCGCCGCGACGGGTTTCCTTCTCCCTTTATCCTTGAAATGCCGTCGTAAGTTGCTGCGGAAGGATAACGGACCACGGACGATCGCACGAACGATCGTGGCGTGCGCTATTCCACCCTATATTGTTGCGAGGAGGCTGCACAGGCCGCATTCCTCGTCGAACAAAGAACGTACATTGCTGCACGCGAGGAATAAAAAACGAAGCACAATTAATTGTCCATCGGAGCGGTTTGGGATGGCACAAAAAAAGAAGCGAAAAGAGCAAAACATCTTGATGCTAATTAGAAAGCTTTGCGCCACGATAAATTAATTAGCGACAATCTTTCGTGACAATCGATGTCACGaaagtaagaataaaattagcaaattaatatattatcttttttttatcagctGCATAATTATGATAATTCTTGTCAGCGTATTTCTCGAGTCAGTGTATCGCAGTTACATTGATGCTTTAGTTTTACCGTTTTTACATACGACTCATAGTTTAATTAGGCTTAACGGACgagaaatatatatcaatacTCTCATTGAGACCTGCTTTATTTAAAAtcggaaaattttattattttgttttataaaagaaaaggtTAAAGCGTACCTTTTCCTGTCCAGAATTTATAACATTGCCGGTAATCGCATTCCTGTTGGTTGCCGCAGATTTTCTTCTATTGGACGAGTGAGGAGAGACAAACACCACCATGGACGCGATCAAGAAGAAGATGCAGGGAATGAAGCTGGAGAAGGACAACGCGATGGATCGCGCGTTGCTCTGCGAACAGCAAGCTCGTGATGCGAATGCACGAGCCGAAAAGGTATACGAAAACAATTATTCACCGCGAATAATTTGGAAATTAATTGCAATCGTTTGTAcgcatataaaaatacatacgtCAGAACTTTACAAAcgcgattaatttaaaatgtattgaaCAAAATTGACTGAAATGAtatgacaatttatttatacttataaaatgaaaataaaaaaatatattttaaattaaataatgcgTTTCTAAAATGATAGagaaaataatgagatattttgATTTACACAGGCTGAGGAAGAAGCTCGTGCCCTGCAAAAGAAAATCCAGACCATCGAGAATGAGCTTGACCAAACTCAGGAAGCTCTTATGCAGGTCAACGCAAAATTGGAGGAGAAAGACAAGGCTCTGCAAAATGTAAGtcgaacatttttattatttgacaaatGAAGCAGCATGATCAagcgagaaataaattttatttagcaaCTATTTTTATCTGTTAATTGATCATGATCGATCATTCGTGCATTTTGCATTGTGGATATTAGTCCGCCCAAGTAGAACGAATAAAAGTCATCACAACAtctaaataaatacaaacaattaaaagtcactttttgatCAATCACGGTTTACTTTAATATCATTTGAACGTTATTGCGACTTGTTGCTCTGCTTGAGCTCCTATATGTCTCTTACTTTATAAGTATCAAAAAACTTTTCACATGTAGAAACTTTCCATACAATACAGActagcaaaaacattgcaaaatattgctacaatgtttcagcaatattgcaacaacgataaaatgtccgtttcagaaatattgatacgtaatgttaCAGCAACATAACGTATCAATATTgctgaagcggacattttacccttgctgcaatgttgctgaaatattgcagcaatattttgcaatacgtCTTCTATGTGCTGTATGGATTCAGTTGCCCCCAACAGACTGTTTAATCAACGGAATTTAGAAACAAAAGGTAAAGAGTTTCAAAGAATTCAAAGagcttcaaaataaaattgcgaaaaCTATATTTGATTTTCgcattttatacttatttgcgtaaggagaaaataagaaatgtaacataatttatgttattatcaagacagaaagaaaaaaatcttgaaatttttaataacgaacAAATTCTACTCGTGTGAGACAATACATTGCGTTGAAACGCATTAGAACATAAAGAATCtcgtttgtataaaataaatccaGCTTCGAACGTTAACAAAACTCAAAACCGCGGACCTCTCGATCGAAACCCGCGAAAGCAATTAAAAGTTATCGGCGGCGCGCGACGCAAGCGCGGGCCGACAGATGGCGCCACCGGTAGTCGCGCAAGCGCAACGCGCATCGCGCAACCCGCGTTCGCCGAACGGCGCGCTCGCTCGTCCGCTCGTCCTCCCCTGCGAACAGTCCGTCCGCGATCCGCGTAGCTTCCGCGTTGTCCGTTCGGGCACCTTCGGCTTCGGCTCTCTCTCCCCACTCGCGCGCGTGGCGCTGGACCGACCGCGTGCAGCTTTGGAGGGGGGACGTCGCCTCGTTCGCTGTGCGCGCGAGCGAGACAGACACAGTGCGCCCGGTGCACGGCGCAGAACGGCGCGATTCCGTTCTTTGTGTGTACTCGCCCGCCGCGGCGTATCGCGTATATGCGGCGTGTGCGTGACGACcacgaccacgacgacgacgacgacgacgacgacgacgacggtgcaGCACAGCCGGTGGACAGTGACGACGCTGGCGCGGGGGAGAAACGTGCGTCGTCGCGATCAGTGACAGACACAAGATGGCGGAGGAGCGCCTGGTGGTGCAGTGGTAGTAGAGCGGTGCATATCGGCCGCACGGGCCGCGTCAACGTGTGCAGGACAACACCGCGGCGGGGGGTGGCGGGCACGCATCGCGGTTGTTGGCTCGCGAGCGATTGACAACAGCTGGACGCGACATGGAGCGGGCGCACTCGGCAACGACCACGAGACGCCGCGGTCACCAGCATCATCCGCGGCACACCACGCGACGACGTCTCGACGCCTCCAGCAGAGGACCCGCGCAGTGTGGCCCTGCTGATCCCGCTGTCAGGAACAGCGGCACGTTCACCGGCGACGAGACGTCATCACCTGTCAGCGTGACAACGACCGTCGACGACCGATTACTTGGCGGCGCGACGACGGATCCGTCCGTGCCGTCGCACGTGACACTCGGCGGCACGAGATGGCCCACGAGGACCCCGATGATCGTTGACGAGGGTCTCGAGACGAAAGACTCGAGCATCACCCAGGTCCACCTCcaggagaagaaggaggaggaggaggagaaagaggacgGGAACGACGTCCGACAGAGGCTCGCGCAGTGTAGCCCGGACGTTCCCGCGCTCGGCGAGAATAAGGATGCCGAGCGCGGCGAGACGCAGGATCGGCTCTTGCGCGGCAAGAGGAGGAGATCCCCCCGATCCAGTCCACGTGGGAAGAGCTCTCCCGACGATCGCGGCAACCACGCGAACGATCCGCGGAGCAAGAGCAACTCGCCCGAGCCCGAGCACGCGGTCGCGAGGGCACGCGGCGACGGTAACTCCGACGACGAGTCCGCCAACGTCGAGGAGGACCCGGAGCTGGCGGAGCTCGCCAAGCTACGCTGTCCCAGCGAACGCACGGAGGTCCAGGCCGAAAGGGAGGCCCGCAGGCGGAAGAGATGCGCCGACTATCCTGGCCTTGCTTTCGGCTGTTCCATATTCTCCAGCGACACGATGATGAAGTTCAGTCTGATAAAGAACGAACTCCAGAATATCATGGGCAATCAGCTGAAGAGGGTTAGTATCGCGCATCGCCGAAACATCGCGGCCGCGCTATAAGTAAACGCGACTCTCGCGTGACTTTCAAGGTCGTCGGAACCTTGATAACGCGCCGCACCGCGGTCAAGAGGTCCTCGGGGTCAGCTGGCTGGCTATATTTCGTTCGTCGGACGCGACGGATGTATTACGAGCTCTCGAAACTCTTTGAAAATTCTTTGCCTCTACATCTTTTTATTTGGAAAAACGGTTCTCATggtatttctcataaaattacTTCGCCAATCGATCAACGAGATCGACGAAGCTAATGAAGCGCGAACGAAGGCAATAACGCTCGTAATATTTTAAGATCATTGCCTTCGTAGAGTAAAATCGAGGCACGTGGCAATGTAACTTGACGTTATCAAGCCATCCATTTCTAGCGATAACGCCGAGATATTACTAACGCGTTGCCGCGTAAAATTAATGACCCTCATGATGCAGTGAGAaatcagaaatattaattattttaaccgcGTATTGATATAAGCATGTAATACGATTTCGTTATTCGAAATTATTTCAAGTTTGATCCTGAAATTGAtcggttgaattaaaaaaaaaagatataaaactgCTTTTAGTTCAGCCTTTCTTATCTGCGACGCATGCACATTTCTCGTTGCATAGTAAAAACTGCATGCAACATGAATTATGTAAGCGGCAGCATTGCAATCGCACGCGACCCCGAAGATTCGCGAAAGATACGTGCGATTGGATGATACCTCGAATTTCGTGTTGACAAAAAATAGCTTCCAATGGCAATcaatatcacttttttttttcgagtgATCAATTGATGTCATGCTCGTTAAATAGAAGTAAGAAAAGCTAATGGACTTGACACTCGTCGCGTTATTGAGCGTAGTAGGcgttttatttgcaattatgATCACGCGAGAATTGTCGCGGTCTTTTCCACCCGCGAAGATATGAATTCGAGTCGATTTTCGAGAGATTACCGAGAAAAGATTTACATAAATACGTTCCGAATAATTATGAAACTACTTAACGTAGATTTTCAAAAGAGTACACCACGTAAAACTGATATCTATATGTTTGTACAAGTATCCGTCATTATTTTCACATAACTGTTTTCTTTCGCGGTTCTAACAACCAGAACCGTTTCAAACTCGCGCAAGTTTGcaacgaataaaattaaaaagttttaagacACTATATATTTTGTCGACTACTAATAAATGCAAACACTAATTATCGCGATCAACGATCTGAAATCATCAAATTGCCATTTTATCTGCATCCAACGATCGAATAATAATCACAGAATCAGGTGTCAAAGCGATATaagtaaattgaattaaatgttttattgagAATATAATAAGCtaaatttgtcaaaatataataaacaattccggtctttatcttctatataattattcgcaaattatctatttttcatatacttttaaatttatttttgatacgctgagaaaaagttattaagttgattaaatttttcaactcgattaaattttttcagttcaactatttatatgttatacatCAAATGCTTaaacttcaaatttaaatttaaatacattaatgtttaaaccgaaaaaatttaatcaatttgaaaaatttagtcaagttaacaatctTTTTTCCTCGGCGTGTACGCGAGCATGAATCGTTTCGACATCTGATAAAAATTTCCTCGATAATCGTCATCAAATATTTATCGAAATTTACTGAGAAATTCCGATTTCCGATTCTATTATAGATTACGGTTGTTTATTGCATTAAATCAGTTGTATCAGGTTTATTTTGGATAACCAgagaatatcaaataatatatgaatttttggtatcataataaaaagaaacctCATGGTGTGCAAGCAACGCCCCTGGAACGACAGCCGAGAAAGTTGCCGACGCGTTAGCGCGAGATCCTCTTGGCGACAAATGGCATTTATTATCAGGGTTACTGAACGAGGACAATAGGTTACGCGCGCACGATTCTCTTGCCCAATACACCGATAGAAAGTCGTTGCTCACTAAATGGTACATCACGTCGTTATTTAATCTATTTCCATGACATCAAATTGTtcgtattgcaatatttttctgaatttctttgTGAATACTACTCTTGTAACTGTGatcatcagtgattattcactgtTTTTCAATGATTTCGATTAAGAGAGAGATACTCTCATTGATCGGAATTAGTGTATCTTGAAAGACACTGCATATgtcactgattgatatagttatagaattgaaatcagtaaaatttcactgattccgagttaaagcatatattttatcaataattatattgtccAATTTGATTTGCTTTTTGCTAAATAATGCAtcacatattttgtatttcgaTTCACGAATATTAGCCCGATTTCTCCGGATTACGCTTTGAAATAGAAACTGGAACATTTATACCGCAATGAGCTCTGTAGTTTGTCGTGCGATTATAAATGCtttatttaattcctttatCACGCGTTATGAACTTTAATTCAAGGTGTCAATCCAGTTCAATGAcagtttttttaatgattctgTTTTTGAAGTGAGTTATATTATTCTACGATCTATACTTCATCAAATGTCATTTACGagaatttacaattaaatgaatatatcgcgtatataaataattaatcgcgAGAATTCACATTGTGCCTACttttgaaaatacattttccaAATTGTGTTTCATGTCATTGCGATTTGTGCCAAGATCCGTCAGGTTTTATTAATCGCTGTCTAATTATAGAAGCTTTAAAAATGAACGGATCATTTACCCTTGATTGTAGAGAAATAATACAAGAATAACctttagttaatttaataataactaaaattgaaaataaaccggagcagaaaaaaagtttctttctcGCTTGCGTCAGCCTCCGCATTACATCGGAGCATGCCAACGGCATATAATGGTCTGTACCGCATTACGGTACATCGAATCATAAGGTATTGAAGTATATTATATGATGCTTCGATGACATCCGGGATCGGGACACTTTTCCCATTTGTAATGCACGAAAACCAGTTTTAAGAATAAGATTATCGTAAAGGCGAGATAAAACGCCATCTTTATTTACATCGCgcaatatttgcataattatttattcatatccAGCCTTTGAATTTGAAAATCTTGCGCTATAGTGTTCAGTACACTCGAGTTTCATTGGCGaactttcttcttcttcatcgcGAGAATTGAATTTGTCTGTGTCGCCTTTATCCTCGCCGGTAACGGCCAATtgaatctctttctctctcgacaaTGATCGACGCTGCTTTGCCCGTTGTCATCGGACAATGAAAACCCCTTAATCTGCGGGATGACGCTCCTCTCGACGATGCTTCCGTCATTCCTTTTTTCGGGGCCCCGCCCTTTTGCGTACGCGTCTGGCAAGTCTGCGCGAGCTTACACCCCACGATTCGACTCGTCAACATTCTAAAAATACGTGACGGCCGTGATCCAGCGCGACTTTTATTCGGGAGTGCGGGACCAGATTGCGTAAGCTCCTGCTCCCGGAGCCTCTGCACGAATAAATCCGATGTGCGCATTTAGAAAACGCATCGCAAAATGCGTATGTAAAATGCTTATATATCACCGTAAGGATGTGTGGGATATTTCTCAAACCATtaggaaattataaaaaaattaaagtctgttttatattgtatttgaaagtagtagaaaaaaatttggtaattttctatctagataaaaaatcatttcaataagaattatatttttattaaagcacaTGTCTATTTCGATAAGAAGTAGACCTG from Solenopsis invicta isolate M01_SB chromosome 7, UNIL_Sinv_3.0, whole genome shotgun sequence harbors:
- the LOC105199895 gene encoding tropomyosin isoform X11, which gives rise to MERAHSATTTRRRGHQHHPRHTTRRRLDASSRGPAQCGPADPAVRNSGTFTGDETSSPVSVTTTVDDRLLGGATTDPSVPSHVTLGGTRWPTRTPMIVDEGLETKDSSITQVHLQEKKEEEEEKEDGNDVRQRLAQCSPDVPALGENKDAERGETQDRLLRGKRRRSPRSSPRGKSSPDDRGNHANDPRSKSNSPEPEHAVARARGDGNSDDESANVEEDPELAELAKLRCPSERTEVQAEREARRRKRCADYPGLAFGCSIFSSDTMMKFSLIKNELQNIMGNQLKRAESEVAALNRRIQLLEEDLERSEERLATATAKLAEASQAADESERIRKALENRTNMEDDRVSLLEQQLAQAKLIAEEADKKYEEVARKLVMLEQDLERAEEKAELSESKIVELEEELRVVGNNLKSLEVSEEKANQREEEYKNQIKTLTTRLKEAEARAEFAERSVQKLQKEVDRLEDELVHEKEKYKYICDDLDLTFTELVG
- the LOC105199895 gene encoding tropomyosin isoform X12; translated protein: MERAHSATTTRRRGHQHHPRHTTRRRLDASSRGPAQCGPADPAVRNSGTFTGDETSSPVSVTTTVDDRLLGGATTDPSVPSHVTLGGTRWPTRTPMIVDEGLETKDSSITQVHLQEKKEEEEEKEDGNDVRQRLAQCSPDVPALGENKDAERGETQDRLLRGKRRRSPRSSPRGKSSPDDRGNHANDPRSKSNSPEPEHAVARARGDGNSDDESANVEEDPELAELAKLRCPSERTEVQAEREARRRKRCADYPGLAFGCSIFSSDTMMKFSLIKNELQNIMGNQLKRAESEVAALNRRIQLLEEDLERSEERLATATAKLAEASQAADESERARKILENRSLADEERMDALENQLKEARFLAEEADKKYDEVARKLAMVEADLERAEERAEAGESKIVELEEELRVVGNNLKSLEVSEEKATQREETFEGQVKILDSQLKEAEARAEFAERSVQKLQKEVDRLEDELVHEKEKYKYICDDLDLTFTELVG